The Microcebus murinus isolate Inina chromosome 1, M.murinus_Inina_mat1.0, whole genome shotgun sequence genome includes a region encoding these proteins:
- the LOC105855792 gene encoding small ribosomal subunit protein eS4, X isoform-like, translating into MARGPKKHLKCVAAPKHWMLDKLTNVFAPRPSTSPHKLRECLPLTIFLRNRLKYALTGDEVKKICMQCFIKIDGKVRNDITYPAGFMDVISIDKTGENFCLIYDTKGRFAVHRITPEEAKYKLCKVRKIFVGTKGIPHLVTHDARTIRYPDPLIKVNDTIQIDLETGKITDFIKFDIGNLCMVTGGANLGRTGVITNRERHPGSFDVVHVKDANGNSFAIRLSNIFIIGKGNKPWISLPRGKGIRLTIAEERDKKLAAKQSSR; encoded by the coding sequence ATGGCCCGCGGTCCCAAGAAGCATCTGAAGTGTGTAGCAGCTCCAAAGCATTGGATGCTGGATAAGCTGACCAATGTGTTTGCTCCTCGTCCATCCACCAGTCCCCACAAGCTGAGAGAGTGTCTCCCACTCAccattttcctaagaaacaggcttaagtATGCCCTGACAGGAGATGAAGTGAAGAAGATCTGCATGCAGTGCTTCATTAAAATTGACGGCAAGGTCCGAAATGATATAACCTACCCTGCTGGATTTATGGATGTCATCAGCATtgacaagactggagagaatttcTGTCTGATTTATGACACCAAGGGTCGCTTTGCTGTTCATCGTATCACACCCGAGGAGGCCAAGTACAAgttgtgcaaagtgagaaaaatctttgtgggcacAAAAGGAATCCCTCATCTGGTGACTCATGATGCTCGCACTATCCGCTACCCTGATCCACTCATCAAAGTGAATGACACCATTCAGATTGATTTGGAGACTGGcaagattactgatttcatcaagtttgacaTTGGTAACCTATGTATGGTGACGGGAGGTGCTAACCTGGGAAGAACTGGTGTGAtcaccaacagagaaagacatcccgggtcttttgatgtggttcacgtgaaagatgccaatggcaacagctttgccattcgcctctccaacattttcattattggcaaaggcaacaaaccatggatttctcttcctcgaggaaaaggtatccgcctcaccattgctgaagagagggataagaaactggcagccaaacagagcagccggtga